The Malus sylvestris chromosome 8, drMalSylv7.2, whole genome shotgun sequence genomic interval GGCATATGCGTGAATGTGAAAAGGAACATGGGCCtttgctttattttttattttttatttttataaagcaTTTCTTCAAGGATGATGCTATTCGcacatattttattaattttttatctttttttttaaattcatttaatCTAACAATCGAAAATATGTAAACgataaaaaatgatgtgtgaatACCCCTTTCTCCAATATCCGTTAAGCCTAtatcttatatatattttttttaaattaatgatTTTCAATGTCTACGTTCAGTTTATATCAAAAGTCAAAAAGAGTACAAATTCCACGAACTAGAAGGACAATGGCAGGTGACAGGAAATTTCATACTTTGGGTTACTCTTTATATTTACTATTAGTTTTTTATGATATTAGAGCATGTGACTTACATGTGAAGCTTAACGGTCATCCGTGCTCTATGTCACCCAATTTATATTAATGATAGTGTGCTTTGAaaattctccacacatgaaaatGCGTGTGAgtatatgaaaataaaatagtCACATCAGTGAGGGTCGCTTCTTGTAAGGCCTCATATTGCAATTGTTATTACGGcaaaacctcaactttttttcaGATAATTTGTCTGTACTATTAATTTGTGTATAAAAATCAATAGAGGTATTTGTTGATTTGTCCCTTGAACTTGTATGCAATTGCCAATTCCCTTCCCCCCCCTCccgaaattttaattttaattgattacctccttaaatttttttaattagctaattttcccattaaatttttataatcatGGTCTGGTCATTGActaagtactggtttggtactaaggtgtttttataaaaagtgggtattaaaaaaaattgagctcaaaaaggggtttggtaaacacttaaaaacatcttATTTTtgcagttttggatgaaaataagCTGAAAATATGAAGCAACAAAAATGAGCTTTGAAAGACCGGcttattttctccaaaacacgGATGAATAATGTTCATTAAATGAAACTTCCAAATTCCCAAACCTACCCTCACTCGTCTTTTCAATGTTCTCTCTTGCCCACTCCCTTTCTCCAGCTCTCTCCCTCCGTTCGAGCACAATCTCTCCCTCTCATCTGGTTCGAGCACTCTTCATCAATAAAAAGgtaaatttcctttttttcaaCTCTATTTCTGGGTAATTGGAATATTGAATTGAATGATTGGAAGGTAGAATTGGAAGatttggatttttgggtaatgTGGGTGATCTACGATCCTGGGTAATCTAGGTTTCAGAGTGATGAGGCCGGAGACAATGGACTTCTTCAACGACATGGAAGACCAGAGCTCCACCATGGCCATGGACATTGACGGCGTCGACCTACTCGAGGCGTCCCGTAAAGGCGTCATTGGTGAAAGGAAGCTGGCCGATCAATACAGTACAACATGAAGCCTCTAACACATAGTTGTTTCTCAATATCAGATTGCAATAGCAGAAACAATTGGTCTAGGACACTtgcttttttgaaattttggaaCAGAACATGAACATTAACAGAACAGACGTAACAAGAAGAGCTTGAAATATGTACTTATATCCTGCATTCCTAGTTCaagcatcttcatcttctttccgTATCTACTACTCCTCTCGACTAAGTACCCTTCAAGATACTCATCTATGGATACCCACTTGTCTAATAAGGTGGGCATAGAAGCATTTGAATAATTTTCAGCAAGCTGCTGTGGCCCCAATTTAAAACTTGTGAAAAATGCAGCAGACCATTCAGTGGGAACTCTCCCGCGACTTTTCCCAAATCTCTGTCGAGATAGCAAGGATTGTGTTCGAGGGATTGCAGTTGGTGTTGCTGCGGTAGTGGTCTTCGATAAAGGGAGTGGAATTTGTCGGTGACCCAGCCTAGTCTGGTTCAGTAGTGGGGTAGTGGGAGAGACTTCTCGATGCAAATGGAGAAAATAAAAGGGGAAgacttaagaaaattaaattaatggcacatctagtattatatcttttttggtcatttcacgcagtcacagctgttttacataaaagttgatcaaacactataatactgcttgtttttccaaaagcacttttacaaaaaaatttaccaaacactcagctACTTTATTTCACatctgcttattctcacagcatagcagaagtaatatttttttcaaagcacatcaataccaaaccagctcaatatgcatgatagtcaaaATATGTCCTTTTTCAAAAGAACTTCATAAAGATTAAAGACCTCTCAACTTTTGGACACACTCATTGCCACGGCCGCCTATACGACTGTTGCCATTCAACAAGTAGTCAATTGAGTGGAAAAATCAAAGAACCAATCACTTAACAAGACTAAAAGTTTGAACCAAAAAAAGGATGATagattaaaaagaaagaaaaatgaaactaTATAGATCTAGTAAATGTTATacaacaaaaaaaccaaaaagcttTAAGCATTCAAGAGATACAGTAACTGAAATCCGACCTTTTACAATAAATAAGTCAACAATGTATATCAAGTAAATTATGTATAACATAATAAACGGTGAATAGGTTAGGTAAGTCGGAGAAAGATAGAAAACGATTTGAAAATAGAGCATGTACATATGCACTTTTGGTggctgaatatgtaattttcggTTGGTTTAGAAAACTAAGTCCCCTACCCATAGAGCATCACTTAAGCAAAACGGTCGAATTTTTAGCATATGCTTTAGAGAAACATGATGGGCCATGCATCTAGAAGGGACGACGAACTTATCTAGTTGGTGGAGTAAAGAACAAACTGATGGGCCATGCATCTAGAAGGAATGATGCACATATTTTGTTTGTGGTTTagttttgtttattatttgGAGTTTGAAGATCTGTATATGGTACAATGTAGAGGGtgaacaaatattattttgtggtgGAGAATTAGCAGTGTGTGTTGTCAGCTGCTTCTGGTTTTTGGGCAGTTACGGCAGGTCATCTCTCAcctaagcttttttttttataagttgaAGTATTGTTTTGGTACTAAGatgtttttaaaaaaagttGGGAGAGTTtatggtgtttggtaaacactccAAACCAACTTTATTTtaaagttttggatgaaaaaaaaacaaaaaaccttcAAAGAACTagcttattttgaaaaacaagggtgaacGGTAAATTCattaatgaatttttcaatTTGCCAACATTGCCCTCCTTTCTCTTACCTTCCTCACACTTTCAGCACGCCTTCTCGCAAAACCCTTGCAAAACCAGAAAACTTCAATCTCAGCTCAAGCCAGAACCTCTTGCCTCGTAAAACTCCTAcactattcgattccaaccattTTCGAACCCCGACTTACCCTCTTGACCCAATGTCCCCCCAATCTCCTTCAGAATCCAATTTGCTACACTAGATCTGAAAGAAGCCATCCTTCATCCCAGGGATCTCTCTCGTTCTCCAGGTCGCGTTCTTCGACTCGGCGTCCTTCCTCTGGTAAGCTTATCTTGTCTAAAACTtcgttatttatttgtttggatttttaaatttgggAATGGGCGAGTGAGAGTGAAAGAGGGGTTGGAAGAACAAAGGGATGAGTGTATGGGTGTCGGGAAAAAAAATTGGGGATGGAGGGTTGGGAAAAAATTAATTGGGGAAGGTGATATGGTTTGTGGAAAATATTAATTgggaaaaaattagggtttgtggaggaaacaagaaaaattgaaagagaagtaagaaaaattaattactTCTGTAACGCCCTGACCCGAAATTTTTTATTTCGGAATTTACATTTAGTGGTAGGCCAAaaattaaactcttgtttattttcTACTATTTATCACGCCCCtaagttgtttgggctttgttccagacCTCAAAAGGAGTTGTTTGATGGTGGTGGTCGACTGTACTACCTTCAAAAATAAAGGAATTTGAGTCGTACCCCCACGAACCCGCTGGTGAGTTTATCCCAAAATCAAACCCATTTAactcggttttttttttatgagattGGAagccacccatttctagggttttcggCGGATCGAGGTCGAGTTGAGGTGTTTCCCGGTCAAATTGGATTTTGGCCcaagtatgaaagttgttcctctcattgaactctacttgcctgtaaaatttggaaatttttagaGTTGTTCGGAAAATGGAGTTTTCGTTCACCGGAAACCGCCACCCACGGCAGCGCGTGGCCAATGGGCTGACGTTGtcttttcatataaattttgatattttaaattcgtaatttgtacccatttgaTGTGATTCGATTATGAAAGCTAATGTCGAATATTTTCGTTACTAGAATATCTCGGAGATGGAAAAAAAACAATGAATGTGAACTACAAAAGGCTTGATCCCGtttaagggtacgtaggcaatctaacggGAGTTAGATGCATCCTTAAAAATAACCGAGATTAAtcttttgttggaaatttgTCTAAGAAGAGGAATTGGgtgattaatttaaaaattaaccttatgtttttggtaaataaatttgGGTTGTAGATTTTGTGAGTATCTAAGaattaaataaaacaattgTGATAAATAGTAgaaaataaacaagagtttaatttTTAGCATACCACTAAATGTAAATTCCGAAATAAAAATTTTCGGGTTAGAACATTACAAGTTCTCTATTCATTTTTTTAGAAGGTCTGGAGgaaacatttttatagttgttgattactttttttagattaatttcTTGTTTGTCATTATCTCAATTGCTCTGTGAACTGCTTTGAATTGGTTTGTGAACTCTGCTTCTGATTTATATCTTAGGGTTTAGGAATATAAGAAAGGATAAAGTTCTGCTCTGTTTCTGATCTGTGAACTCTGCTTCTGATTGGTCATGCGCCGTTCCCTCGTCTCTTGCGATTCAGCACACCCCTCTAGGACGCCGTTTCATCGTCTTCTTCAAGCTCCGCAATCTCTTCTGAAACTCCAACCTCCAAGTCAGTGCTCGTATCTTATCTCTCTCACTCCATCTATTATcgtgttttatatttttttttgctgaAGTCTTCATTTATGTTATTCTTTTAATTACTACTaggtttgagtttttggttcACAATTTTTGGTTTAGGCtggttaatatatttttttccttcttttcagGATTTCTGCTAATtttatttgtctaatttttatttatttgtagaaaaatatggtTAGATTTGGTTCCTTTAATCGATTTGGTTAGATTTGGTTCCCTTAATCGATTTGGTTCCTTATGACCATATATTTCCTGATATTTATGTGTTTGGTGTCTTTTATTGTCCCACAATAAAGACTGTCATCCAAAAATGATGCAGAGTACTGTCTGTGCCTATATCGTTTACTACAATTATGTATTCTATCTGTGTCTACTAGCTAGGCATACTAAAATGTTTAGACTTTAGTGTAACAGATCTACGTACCCTCTTTTGAGGGTGCAAATGGCTTgaatgttaaacttcttgagaCTTTCTGCTAGTATGATTGTCTATGGTTTGAGCCTGGGAGATCCACGCATACATATGGTTTGTGGGCAGTGGTAAATCGTGAAATTTTAGCATTGGGAGGTCCACGCATACATATGGTCTTTGGGAGGTACTGTGGCTTTAGCTGCTTAGCATGATGATCTTGTCCTTAGTAATGTTATTGTTTATCTTCCAGATGTCAAATTGGCACCTTCTGGACCAATTTAATTGACTAGAGGTAAAAGTAGTGGGTTTCAAACATGAGTTATATAGTGGTAATAATAAAGAAATTGTTTGATTTCAAATTAGTTTGATTTCTCCAAGTGGTGTGTCTTTCCTTAGCAAAATAGTTTGATTTCAAATTAGTTTGATTTCTTGGTTATATTACAATATCATCTGTTCTTGCTttaatatacacacacacacaaatcacTAGTTGGTATCGATGGCAAAAAATGGGGcatcttcgtcaaatccttcaATTACTTGCTTTGTATAATTATTAcgatacaaaacaaaattttcaattgtcAGGAAAATATTACTTGGTAGATGCGGGGGTACCCACAAATGAGAGGTTGTTTGGGACCATATAAAGGTGAAAAATATCATCTCCCGGATTTTCATAGGGGTGCCGAACCAACGGGTCATAAAGAGGTATTCAACCACATGCATTCTTCTCTTAGGATCATCATTGAACGAACTTTTGGAGTATGGAAGAAAAGATGGGCAATTTTAAGGGGTATGCCTAATTACCCGTTCAACAAGCAAGTGAAGATTGTCATTGCTACAATGGCTCTTCATAACTACATAAGTTGAATGATCACATGAGAGATAAGCATTAAGAAATAGAATAGAGGCAAGTTTGATGAATGCTTCTAATTAGACTACTTTCAAGTACATtaacaatattgtactaatgaatCCTAGCTATTCagtctaaaatatttcaattgaagtagtttgtcatactaattaatatttaagttaaagtttataaatatttttcttttaaaaataaagtatatttaataattcacctttatttttaaagaaaattaaattaatggcacatcttgtattataccctttttggtcatttcacacagtcacagttgttttacataaaagtttaccaaacactataatattgttttttttccaaaagtccttttacaaaaaagttacCAAACattctgctgctttatttcacaactgcttattctcacagcacagcagaagcatttttttttcaaagcatagcaataccaaactagctcGAAACCCttttatgatttttcttttatgtctATTTTGTAATTGTTGCAATGAATAACTATTACTCATGCTTTGTTTGCATAAGTAACGTCTTCTTTATGAATGCCGATTCTTAGGACTTTGTAGTTGTAATCTGTCCGTTTGGATTTCGCATAATGGATGTTCTCTaccattgacaaaaaaaaaaaaaaaaaaaaaaaaccatcgtCCGCATCATATACAAGTTTCCCTTCTATATTAACTTTACATATATTTGGTTGCAGTGTACAACATCCCATTGAATTTCTTGCTAACATTGTTTTGTCATAGGCTGATGTTTTTtaggggagaattgaaaatattaGAATAACCAACATGAATGTACCCAAAGGTAAACTAACACGTTTTAAGAGATTAGGAGAGCTCATAACTAAGTTGAAAGTTGAGATGGCATGTCAGAAGAATGTCATCCTAATTATTCTGTTTGCTCCTACTTTCTTTTATCAACAATTATCATTTGTAAAATTTGAACTCAGCACTCCCTCTAGCAAAGCAGATCTACTCAGTATTGTTAGACTAAATGGTCATTGTGATGATATAACCTAATTTGGAATCTATTATCACACACGTCTtgtgattttagattattagAGCACTTTGATAGTTGGTGCTTTTGATAACATTGATAATAGGCACATAGACATGCATCCAATTTTGTGCTCCAAAAAAGATTTAGATTAGTCTAAAGTGCCTAAGTGGGCTTCCACATACCACTTTTAGAAGTTTGAAATGcttaaaaagagagaagaaaaagcagAATACCTtcggggaaaaaaaaaaaaaaaaaagcatatgtGAACGTAGAAAATGAAGGCTGCATAATTAAAAGTCTCCCATCTAGTAACTAGACTACTTCATCAtgtaaaaattaagaaaataattgttCTTTTGAACACCAAACATGTTAATGGAGTAGTTAATAGGATAGTATAAGAGCCTAATGAGATTGTTCTTACGTAAACTTCTCAAATTATGTCTAATAACAACACTTAAGTCAGTTGCAACTCGTCCAAGGTGTATGTTCTTAGCAAAATCCTTTTATCTAATACACATAGCTATATGCTGATATCGAAGCATATACTAATTTTTGGTTCACTTCACTCTTTAAATTGGAAGACCTTGTAGGCTTTGAGACCCTTATACAGACCATGAATGGCACCAGATGCTGCAGCCAAAGAAAGAAGCAAGCACAAAAAACTAAACAATTGGAGCCCAAACCATCTAATTGTACATTTCCCAATCTTGTTCTGCACAATGTGCATCTCCAACGGAATGTACACTATGAGTGGCCAGTAGCCCAGGGCTCCAAGAAGGCCAAGCATGTCGGAGAAGAATGGCAGAGCTATGGCAAGAAACGAGACCAACACCCCATAGGCTGTCCTCCATGACAGCCTAAACatgttgatgttgaactttACCTTCCCTAGTCTGATTGGGATCTCTCTATTTATGAACTTGGACTTCGGCCACCTCCTTCTAGCCAATAGTTCAATAATACGAAACACCGGTTGGCAAAGTACCTGCTCAAATAGAATAACACTGACCTTAAGTTTATACGTTGACAATCTAACTTGTTATGTTAATAAAAATGTCAATTTGAACAACATATTTAGATATATAATATTTCACTTAGCtcataacatgttatatttataATATGACATATGATGTCATTATATTGTTAATTTGACATATTTAAACAAGATTTAAATCAATAATCACTaagaaaacatcatcaacagtCACTAACATAATTGGCACAAGATGATAGGGTGGCTAAAGCTTTTACTCACTGATAGCGCTTTTACTCACCTCATTTTATGCTACTAAACTATTGGAATGTATTCTTGTAGTGAGTTTAGATTGTTAGTTATCGAGAACTTAACGTGTTAGACTATCTAGCAAAACAAAATCTTCTGACGTGATATTGTTGTCTTCGTGTTTGAGCACACTTGAGAAGCATAAATTTAGGGAAAAGGTATATATATGTACCTGATATGCACCAACTATATGCACCACAATGAAAACATTAGCCATATCAACAAGCCAGAAGGCTACATCATCTCCAAAACCAGCCAGTAGGTTTTCTGGGGTTTTATCTCCAAATGCAGCATATCCCAACGTACCACACATCGTGAATAATATTAACATAACCAAACCCCCTATTGACACAGCCTTCTTCATCACTTTGTTTTCTGGTGGCGATGACTTTAGAGTGTcctgaaaattaataaaatgcaATAAAATGTATAAAACTAAACCTAAATAGAAAAAGCCTCAGTATATTTTTTATAAGtgagaaaagaaagaactaATTAATTGACTTGACAATTGGGATGTCTCACTTGGACATCCaaaagcactagagcatatgAGCAAGCAAAGGCAATATCTCCAGCTGCTGCAAACATCCTCCAAATTTTTTCAGATAAAGGCAGGTCCGCTCCTGCAAGAGAAGTTTTTCCTCCATGCCCTGcccaatcaaaattttaaattatttctaGATCGTACCATTATCCTAGTTTGAAGAAGTTCTTAGATACAAACGTCATGTCAATATGTGGTACTACCGACACAAATG includes:
- the LOC126632583 gene encoding amino acid permease 8-like, translated to MASTTSVIDHEFQNELCETGFNPLQNVEEGDVDDDGKSKRTGTVWSACAHIITTSIGAGVLSLAWAMAQLGWLGGISILLFCTVGALYAATLLADCYRFPDPVTGKRNYSYMEAVKAYLGGTIYKFCGWMIYLNLATIGVGFTITTAKSMIAIQKSNCHRKHGSDDPCKFSNIPHVIAFGIVEILLSQLPNFHKLSWLSKLAAIMSFGYAFIGIGLSMSKIIAGHGGKTSLAGADLPLSEKIWRMFAAAGDIAFACSYALVLLDVQDTLKSSPPENKVMKKAVSIGGLVMLILFTMCGTLGYAAFGDKTPENLLAGFGDDVAFWLVDMANVFIVVHIVGAYQVLCQPVFRIIELLARRRWPKSKFINREIPIRLGKVKFNINMFRLSWRTAYGVLVSFLAIALPFFSDMLGLLGALGYWPLIVYIPLEMHIVQNKIGKCTIRWFGLQLFSFLCLLLSLAAASGAIHGLYKGLKAYKVFQFKE